The nucleotide sequence TCCACCACGAGCGCGGCCTCGGGCGGCACCGCGTCGGCGCGGCGTCCCCCGGCCGCCTGCAGCGCAGCCCAGCCCTCGGCGTGCCAGCGCGGGGCGCCGTCGTCGTCCCGGCGGACGGGCACGGCGACCGCGGCCACGCCCCGGCGGCGCAGGAAGGCGAGGGCGAACAGCGCGTCCCCGCCGTTGTTGCCGGGGCCGACGAGGGCGGCCACGGTCGCCCCGGCCACGGGGCCGCGCTCACGCAGCAGGGCGGCGGCGTGCTCGGCCAGGGCCCAGGCGGCGGCGCGCATCAGCTCCGGGCCGCGCCCGGCCGCGAGCAGGGGCTCCTCGGCCGTGCGCACGGCCGAGCCGGTCACGGCGATGCGGGTCAGGTCATCGGCGGTCATGCGGACTCCTCCTCGGCCGCGCGGCGTTCGGCGACCACGTAGGCGGTGGCGACGTCCCCGTCATGACTGAGGGAGAGGTGCCAGTGGGTGATGCCCAGGGCCTCGGCCTGGGCCTGGACGGTGCCGGTCAGGTGCACGGTGGGGCGGCCGTCGCCGTGGTCCGGGCGCGGGATCCAGCAGTGGTGCCACATCATCCCGGGCGGGGCGCCCATGGCCTTGGCGATCGCCTCCTTGGCGGCGAAGCGCGCGGCCAGCGAGCGCAGCGGCAGGTCCCGCTCGTCCTCGGTGAACAGGCGTGCGCGCAGCGCCGGCGTGCGCTCGAGCTGCGCCCGGAACCGCGGGACGTCCACCACGTCCACCCCCACGCCGACGATCACGCCGCCCCCGCCCGCCGGGCGCCCACGACGACGGCGCCGGCCTCGTCCCCGACGGGCTGCCCGCGCAGTCGCTTGGCCAGGTCGAGCGGCCACTGCAGCACGCCGGGCAGCTGCTGGTCGCAGCCCGGCGTGAGCATCACCTTCCCGTAGGCCAGCACGCCGTAGACGCCGTGCTGCAGGCGGCCGAGCCGGTCGAAGCCGGCGTCGAACGCGTACA is from Micrococcus luteus NCTC 2665 and encodes:
- a CDS encoding holo-ACP synthase — its product is MIVGVGVDVVDVPRFRAQLERTPALRARLFTEDERDLPLRSLAARFAAKEAIAKAMGAPPGMMWHHCWIPRPDHGDGRPTVHLTGTVQAQAEALGITHWHLSLSHDGDVATAYVVAERRAAEEESA